The DNA window CCACCAGGAacctccagctgcccccccccaccgcggGGGCAGCCTCACTGGAGTCTGGGGAAGTGAGAGATGCAGTGTGGAAAAGAATACCAGGAATTAAGGAATACCAGTGGGGCTCAGTGGGGAAGGTCATCCTAGCAGGGGCTGCAGTGCTTTGCAAGGTACTGGCATCTGCTGGAGACTCTCATAATCAGTCTCAGGTTGTGCACTGAGACCTTCTGAATGGGTTGGGCTTAGAttcaatcaatgtttttttatttatttttgtttttacagttttttaattaatgtttattaCTGCTGAACTTGCCCAACAGCTTTTGTGGAGAAAATACTAAATGGTGTGCGCATGCAAAAAAAGATGCGTACGCCACTTTCCCCATGGATTTAAggtttataaaaacaaacatgctcacatttacacaaattATGACCTGTTATATGAAATCCATTTGTGCCTGAACCAAATAAATTCAGACATTCTATTATCTCCTAGAACAATAGCATTATAAACTGtacttgaaaaaaaattcatgcAGTTAATCGTTTACCTTTATTGGAGTCTGTCAGGTTTCCGCTGTTGGTGTGTTCCCTggacacagtgtgtgtggtcTGCCTCCTGGTGGCTGTAGCAGGTACTGAAGGTGTAGTGGGTGTAGTCTGCTCCCTGGTGGCTGAGGCAGGAACtgaaggtgcagtgtgtgtagtctgccccctggtggctgtGGGAAGAACTGAAGGTGTGTCTTTTGGAGATGAAGTGCTGGTGAATTCTGGGAAACGCTTAGTGCAGCTGTTCAAGATGCTTTCACCAGCTTGATCCTCTGGGCTTGCGCAAACTGCCCCCTGGCCTGGTGAAAAAAtgcataatcataatcataatcatggAATCTGTGACATCCTTGccttccatgaaaaaaaaatcataatcaaTAATTAAGATAACAGTTACTCCTGTTGCAAGTATCTAATTAAAGGGTTGCTTTGAGAATTGCAATAATGAAGGAGAAGGAATAATCTGGAGTAGCTTGAATGCCAAAATGCTTATTGCTGTTATAGTTATCTTATGCAAAGGGcagtaaaatacaaatgtaagttttgaaatggcattgagatgtaaatattttatattacttaTATAACATAAATAATCATAGCCgtaatctatttattttatctataaTACCAAGAAATTATATATCATTGTGAGTGGTTATTTTTACTGATTATAGCTAATCGCCAACAATACAATATTGCACACAATATAATGTAACACGATTAATGCAATAGAAATACTTCAGGGGAGTTTTATattgaaatgaataaacaatttACAGTGTAAATAGTCTAAATGCAGGGTGGTTTGATGCTACATTTCTcagtttttaaacttttccctcagtttcaaatggaaaaatgaaaaaagaaataaaatgacctTACCAATCTTTCCCTTCATGCCGTTCATCACCCACAGAAATGCACCAGAGCAGTTCCAGGGATTTTCATTCAGATCCAggtgatttactttttttagaTCCTCCAAAGTACTGTTCTCCAGGAAGTGCAACCCATTCCCTTGCAAGTAAACAGCTTCCAGGCGGGAGAGGTTGGCAAATACCTGTGAGGGTAAGGTGACTATGGCATTATGGGAGAGGTCCAGCTCTCTAAGGTTGGCCAGGCCTGCAAAAGCCCTGGGTTCCACCCTACTGATGTTGTTGGAAGACACGTTTAGGATCTCCAGCTGTGACAGACTGTCAAACGTGTGTCCTGGCAGGATCGTCAGCATGTTGTTGTCAAGATGGAGTTCCGTTAGCTGAGAATGCATCTTCAGGGTCTGGATGTCTGACTCTGATAGCTCAATGGCGTTGTGACTCAGGTTGAGCTTTGTGATGTTGGAGGGTAAATCTGGTGGAACGTTTAACAGCGACGTGTCGAACGTGTAGTTCTGTAAACACGAAGACCAATAAGACCAGAGTACAGcaataaagtgttttaaagaaatggtgccatgtgtttgtgttcaacGTACATTCAaaatttatttcactgaaagtaaaaaaactttgtttctATAAAATCAAAGACAAATTATGATAATAAACATCATTTATCTATTATAGGATAAATTTGGACATAAACAACAATTAAAGTGCAGTTGAGTGGGCTTTTTAACATGTATGCAGCCCAATATCGTTCACAGTGGCTTATGAAGGTCACTTTTGATTGCCAACAAAGGAACATGCAGTTCTTCTGAAATAGCCCACGAACGGCCCACTCTCTCTGGCTTACCAGCTCAACCTGCCTCACGGTCTGTGCTGAAGCCAGGTGAACAAATCCCATCCACAGAAGCAGTAATCTGCTCAGAGCCATGATCTTCTGCTTGGTGGAGCTGTAGAAAGCAGGACCAATGCCTACCAAGCAAGCAGAACAAACACAACTACATTCAAACCAGGACCAGTTTGTTGatcaaaaattattatttttcaatccTCCTCCTTTCCTCAGATACACTGATGAATTATTTGCCTGGTCTGCTCTCTGAATCTGTTAATCCTCCCTACAGAATTCCCTCAAAAATACAcactaaaaaaaagtacatgaaTAGTGTACAAAGATCAGCATTGTTTGCGGGCAGCCTGTTGTCCTCCAGCATGTCCCTGCTtgtatttcccttttttatagAGAACTCCCACTGCAAACACTCCCATAATCTGCACGCTGGCGCCCATCGCAGAGTTATTCGGGTTTGGTGGCCGAAGTTCAGTGTTTCGTGCTCGACTGCTGCTGTCTGATGAACATGTGAGCCAGCCCACTCCTGTGCAGAGCAGCACTGTGTGAGAGACCGCGTGCTGTGTCGCTGGACTCATCATCACACTCTCTCAATATACAGTACACTGTCTGATCTAAACAGCCAACAGGAATGAATAACAGGCTTTGCGATTATTGTCATGAAACACACCCAAGCAGTTTAGAACGTTCCGTTGACAGTTTAAGTTTTAGTTAAAGCAATTAtctcaaaacacaaaactctCATGCCTTAGCCAGATTGCTTGGATAACTTTATGAATTTCCCTGAGGTTATAAATTTGACAGAAGCTGTGGTGCAGGATAACTGAGGAGCAATGGCAGTCACCTGTTTCTGTTGATGGACACGAGGTTTATTGTGCTGTTCCAGTGATGCAGAAAATCCAGCGCTCACAAATGTAAATGATCTATTCGGCTTTAAGGTTATAATAGCACCTGTGGAGAGTTTATGGATCTGAGTGTACAAGGGACTTTGTACTgagcaataaaataatagttcTATGTCACGCAAACGGAAATATAAATTTAGAACAGAAATATACTGAttcaacgtaaaaaaaaaaaaatacaaattttaataaatatgaatataaaaatattgaaacatttCACCTTTGTTATAGGTCATAGGTCAAAATTTAGATTTTGTTCCAAAAACCCCAAAGATATTTGTCTGTTATCAAGGACTCCTTGAATTTGTGGCAGCTTAGTTGCCTCCATTTCTGAagtttcaaaatgctttatgtTACCAGTGTGAGTACCGCATTCTCCTCAGCTCATAATAAATTATGAAGCACACATGCTGCTGTGACAAAGCTCGGTGTGGGAGCGGGAATGAGGGCAATCTGGGGCCATGCTGATTGGttaagcagacacacacacctgggctgtgTTAACCAATCAGCCCAGGGCTTAATGAAAAGTGTGTGTTTCCACAGCAGCTGGCTGAGACCgcagtgctgctgcagtttaGCAGCTCAGCGAGGTGGAGGACACGGGGAAGCATTCAGGAAGCAGGGCGGATAAAGAGGTGTAGCGCTCTTATTGTTTTCGGTAGGAAATTAAAACAGTCAGACACTCATAAACGGTGGCTTTGTGCTTCAGGAAtgtgctgccccctcccccctcccccctccccttcctcccacTCCTGGAACGA is part of the Anguilla anguilla isolate fAngAng1 chromosome 10, fAngAng1.pri, whole genome shotgun sequence genome and encodes:
- the LOC118237376 gene encoding leucine-rich repeat-containing protein 19-like isoform X1 — translated: MLIFVHYSCIGPAFYSSTKQKIMALSRLLLLWMGFVHLASAQTVRQVELNYTFDTSLLNVPPDLPSNITKLNLSHNAIELSESDIQTLKMHSQLTELHLDNNMLTILPGHTFDSLSQLEILNVSSNNISRVEPRAFAGLANLRELDLSHNAIVTLPSQVFANLSRLEAVYLQGNGLHFLENSTLEDLKKVNHLDLNENPWNCSGAFLWVMNGMKGKIGQGAVCASPEDQAGESILNSCTKRFPEFTSTSSPKDTPSVLPTATRGQTTHTAPSVPASATREQTTPTTPSVPATATRRQTTHTVSREHTNSGNLTDSNKDSSEAAPAVGGGSWRFLVGVVGVALGASLLVVCTAQSPRCYRRLSLYRHRRLREDRSDLFASRCHANFSLEAEEEVETSTQELDISLDNELNEDDELNEDDEDGYIEDGYIEARSYRDQTEL
- the LOC118237376 gene encoding leucine-rich repeat-containing protein 19-like isoform X2, with translation MALSRLLLLWMGFVHLASAQTVRQVELNYTFDTSLLNVPPDLPSNITKLNLSHNAIELSESDIQTLKMHSQLTELHLDNNMLTILPGHTFDSLSQLEILNVSSNNISRVEPRAFAGLANLRELDLSHNAIVTLPSQVFANLSRLEAVYLQGNGLHFLENSTLEDLKKVNHLDLNENPWNCSGAFLWVMNGMKGKIGQGAVCASPEDQAGESILNSCTKRFPEFTSTSSPKDTPSVLPTATRGQTTHTAPSVPASATREQTTPTTPSVPATATRRQTTHTVSREHTNSGNLTDSNKDSSEAAPAVGGGSWRFLVGVVGVALGASLLVVCTAQSPRCYRRLSLYRHRRLREDRSDLFASRCHANFSLEAEEEVETSTQELDISLDNELNEDDELNEDDEDGYIEDGYIEARSYRDQTEL